From the Opitutaceae bacterium genome, one window contains:
- a CDS encoding insulinase family protein: MTSRLHLRVCGLPFLLLICTALFTAAHASTLAPLLSVPFSERRADLEPDPAIVSGRLENGVRYLARRNAIPEGRISLRMVIAAGSLHEEEHERGVAHFVEHMAFRGSKLHPGEALPALLQREGFAFGPDNTAFTNYDHTIYHLEVPRNDEATLRRALEVFYEYANHLSFEPDHIEKERGVILSEKAVRDTAEARGHERSLQGLFPSSRVVQRAPIGTEEIIRTCTRETLVGFYDKWYRPERVGILAAGDMDPKVLERLIRDIFAPMTARAPAPAIPPDILPTATGQPTTLVVRDSGSVGSVMVFLRPLRLPNTIEDNARRVETMQRNVAFAAFQRRLARMSQENAEALVSPAVQLYDVVTGWQAAWFSASGRLDGWEKLARRMEQEHRRAMLFGFTPDEIEPIRKHFLESLDAGIRTQETEDSRSSVSRLVSSLLYGFPVITPQAMQAELGEALIALTPEDCHRIFRETWGEEPLHIRLFANESLKITDADLSRALKESQAVAVSPHEASTAVEFAYQTFGRATERVNHRHLEDLDVHLARFANGVRLNFKHTEFEKDTVAICVRIAGGGRLSLKKKQAGLDWFAAWSFVSGGLGKHSPTELNDILSGRTLSGGFYSGTDSFMLTARCARRDLQLMMKVLAAHVIDPGYREQALPVAKSTFGSMITDLVASPSGVIRVSMDQILFGNDPRFAMPVQDNFSPETLSDMRKWLTPHLQKGPVEIAVVGDARWDDVSGIVSRTFGALAPRSEKFPKHKVPDFAKSTGRPYLFQSHPSVKQAAILIAYPMPDCQSLSDTRRAHMLAAAIEERVRRTLREELGSAYVFDASFMEDDALSGLNRMIIHAEVNPERIDQAVDRLRSEVRNLATSGFTEDEFLRARNPVVRAYRDEMNTNDYWLFTVLSQAQTNPKKLAAVKTRLPELEGITRFELNQMVGRYLHADRAFEFVSLPAKPAP, from the coding sequence ATGACTTCTAGGTTGCATCTTAGAGTCTGCGGACTGCCGTTCCTTCTCCTGATTTGTACCGCGCTCTTTACTGCGGCACACGCCTCCACGCTCGCACCTCTCCTGAGTGTTCCCTTCTCGGAGCGCAGGGCCGACCTCGAGCCAGATCCCGCAATCGTGAGCGGGAGGCTGGAGAACGGCGTTAGGTACCTGGCACGACGCAATGCCATCCCGGAAGGCCGCATCTCACTGCGCATGGTCATCGCCGCGGGCTCTCTCCACGAAGAGGAACACGAGCGGGGCGTCGCCCATTTCGTCGAGCACATGGCATTCCGGGGCTCGAAGCTTCATCCTGGCGAGGCGCTGCCCGCCTTGCTGCAACGGGAGGGTTTTGCCTTCGGGCCCGACAACACCGCCTTCACCAATTACGATCACACCATCTACCACCTCGAAGTTCCGCGCAACGACGAAGCCACTCTGCGCAGGGCACTCGAAGTGTTCTACGAATACGCCAATCATCTATCCTTCGAGCCGGACCATATCGAAAAGGAACGGGGTGTCATCCTGAGCGAAAAGGCGGTTCGCGACACCGCTGAGGCGCGAGGTCACGAGCGATCACTTCAGGGACTGTTCCCGTCGAGCCGGGTGGTGCAACGTGCTCCCATAGGCACCGAGGAGATAATTCGAACGTGCACGCGCGAAACCCTCGTCGGTTTCTACGACAAGTGGTATCGCCCGGAACGAGTCGGTATCCTCGCGGCTGGCGACATGGATCCAAAGGTGCTCGAACGCTTGATCCGGGATATCTTCGCGCCAATGACCGCACGGGCCCCGGCACCTGCGATTCCACCCGACATCCTCCCCACCGCCACCGGACAGCCCACCACATTGGTCGTGCGCGACAGCGGTTCCGTGGGCTCGGTCATGGTGTTTCTGCGACCCTTACGCCTTCCAAACACGATCGAGGACAACGCGCGCCGGGTCGAGACCATGCAGCGCAACGTCGCGTTCGCCGCCTTTCAACGGAGACTCGCACGGATGTCCCAGGAGAACGCGGAAGCGCTCGTATCACCTGCCGTGCAGCTTTATGATGTGGTTACCGGGTGGCAGGCAGCCTGGTTCTCCGCCTCGGGCCGCTTGGACGGCTGGGAGAAACTCGCGCGGCGAATGGAACAGGAGCACCGGCGGGCAATGCTGTTTGGGTTCACCCCCGACGAAATTGAACCGATCCGAAAGCACTTCCTGGAATCGCTCGACGCGGGCATTCGGACGCAGGAAACAGAAGACAGCCGATCGAGCGTTTCCCGGCTGGTCAGCTCGCTTCTCTATGGATTTCCAGTCATCACGCCGCAGGCGATGCAAGCGGAGCTGGGCGAGGCCCTGATTGCCCTCACGCCCGAGGACTGCCATCGCATTTTCCGCGAAACCTGGGGTGAAGAGCCGCTGCACATTCGGCTCTTTGCGAACGAGAGCCTCAAGATAACAGATGCCGATCTTTCCCGCGCGCTGAAGGAAAGCCAGGCGGTTGCGGTCTCGCCGCACGAAGCGTCCACCGCGGTTGAATTTGCCTACCAGACTTTCGGACGCGCCACTGAGAGGGTGAACCACCGCCACCTGGAGGATCTCGACGTTCACCTCGCCCGTTTCGCTAACGGGGTGCGGCTCAACTTCAAGCACACCGAGTTTGAAAAGGACACCGTGGCAATCTGCGTTCGCATTGCCGGAGGAGGGCGACTGAGCTTGAAGAAGAAGCAGGCCGGCCTCGATTGGTTCGCAGCGTGGTCCTTCGTCTCGGGTGGGCTGGGCAAACACAGCCCGACGGAACTCAACGACATCCTGTCGGGACGCACGTTATCCGGCGGGTTCTACAGCGGCACCGACTCGTTCATGCTCACGGCGCGTTGCGCGAGACGCGACCTGCAGTTGATGATGAAGGTGCTCGCGGCGCATGTCATTGACCCGGGCTACCGCGAGCAGGCCCTTCCCGTCGCAAAGTCCACCTTTGGCTCGATGATCACCGATCTTGTGGCCTCCCCCTCGGGCGTCATTCGTGTATCCATGGATCAAATACTTTTCGGAAATGATCCGCGTTTCGCAATGCCGGTGCAGGACAATTTCAGCCCCGAGACGCTGTCTGACATGCGGAAATGGTTGACGCCCCATCTGCAAAAGGGCCCGGTCGAGATAGCGGTCGTGGGCGATGCGCGGTGGGACGATGTATCGGGCATCGTGTCCCGCACCTTTGGGGCGCTCGCTCCGCGTTCCGAGAAATTCCCGAAGCACAAGGTCCCTGACTTTGCAAAGTCCACCGGTCGCCCCTACCTGTTCCAGTCGCATCCCAGCGTCAAGCAGGCTGCAATCCTGATTGCCTACCCGATGCCCGATTGCCAGTCGCTCTCTGACACGCGCCGGGCCCATATGCTCGCCGCCGCGATCGAGGAACGCGTACGCCGGACCCTGCGCGAGGAGCTCGGTTCGGCCTATGTCTTCGACGCTTCATTCATGGAAGACGACGCGCTCTCCGGCCTCAATCGCATGATCATCCACGCCGAGGTCAACCCAGAGCGAATTGACCAGGCTGTCGACCGGCTCCGTTCCGAGGTGCGCAACCTCGCCACATCCGGCTTCACGGAAGACGAGTTTCTGCGAGCCAGGAACCCGGTGGTTCGGGCTTATCGGGATGAAATGAATACCAACGACTACTGGCTCTTCACCGTACTCTCCCAAGCCCAGACGAATCCCAAGAAGCTTGCTGCCGTGAAGACGCGTCTGCCTGAACTCGAGGGAATCACCCGGTTCGAACTCAACCAAATGGTGGGACGGTACCTCCATGCAGACCGCGCCTTCGAGTTCGTGAGCCTGCCCGCAAAACCCGCGCCTTAG